The Anoxybacillus flavithermus genome has a segment encoding these proteins:
- a CDS encoding lipoprotein YerB: MLRRLLFGLIIMTVFMFGTGCQRPQSNVEENESPPKTVEQRNEQKTEETTWTFPLTGMPAKEKAMQRAVAVMINNYPAARPQSGLHKADIVYEVLAEGDITRFLAIYQSEQPDMIGPVRSARDYFIQLSNGFHALYVCHGWSPEAQTLLKSGAADYVNGLFYDGTLFWRDRSRKAPHNSYISFENIKKGAEKNGYVFEEEVKPLPFFTNDLTNAVKATNIDVVYSKRSYAHVHYTYDGMKYVRSSGGELTVDRETNTPIAVENVFVIETTHRIIDDYGRRDIDFTSGGKGYLFQEGTVQEVEWKNIDGRLLPYKDGVPLGFTRGKTWIQVVPDLKQVQYE; the protein is encoded by the coding sequence ATGTTGCGGCGATTACTTTTTGGATTGATCATCATGACGGTGTTTATGTTCGGCACCGGATGTCAACGTCCACAATCAAATGTAGAAGAAAACGAATCCCCACCAAAAACAGTTGAACAACGAAATGAACAAAAAACAGAAGAGACAACATGGACATTTCCGTTAACAGGCATGCCAGCAAAAGAAAAAGCGATGCAACGTGCGGTTGCGGTGATGATTAATAACTATCCTGCCGCTCGGCCACAGTCGGGGTTACATAAAGCAGACATTGTGTATGAAGTGCTTGCTGAAGGAGATATTACAAGGTTTTTAGCGATTTATCAAAGTGAACAGCCTGATATGATCGGTCCTGTTCGAAGCGCAAGAGATTATTTTATTCAATTAAGCAACGGCTTTCATGCGCTATATGTATGCCATGGTTGGAGTCCAGAGGCCCAAACATTATTAAAGTCTGGTGCGGCGGATTATGTAAATGGACTGTTTTACGATGGCACGCTATTTTGGCGAGATCGTTCACGAAAGGCACCACACAACTCGTATATTTCCTTTGAAAACATTAAAAAAGGGGCTGAAAAAAACGGCTACGTTTTCGAAGAAGAGGTAAAACCGCTACCATTTTTCACAAACGATTTGACAAACGCTGTAAAGGCGACGAATATTGATGTGGTGTACTCCAAACGATCGTATGCTCACGTTCATTATACATATGACGGAATGAAATACGTTCGCTCGAGTGGCGGTGAGTTGACGGTAGATCGGGAGACGAATACACCGATTGCGGTAGAAAATGTGTTTGTGATTGAAACAACACATCGAATTATTGACGACTATGGTCGAAGAGACATTGACTTTACATCAGGTGGAAAAGGGTATTTATTTCAAGAAGGAACGGTGCAGGAAGTGGAGTGGAAAAATATTGACGGACGCCTCCTTCCTTATAAAGACGGTGTTCCGCTCGGATTTACCCGAGGAAAAACGTGGATTCAAGTCGTTCCGGACTTAAAGCAAGTACAATATGAATAG
- a CDS encoding phosphoribosylglycinamide formyltransferase, translating into MKRIAIFASGSGTNFQAIVDAVKKGDIQAEVALLVCDRPEAKVIERAMHEHVPIFVFNPKQYETKQQFEREILQQLHQKEIDLVVLAGYMRLIGPTLLQAYPNRIVNIHPSLLPAFPGKDAIGQAYRYGVKVTGVTVHYVDEGMDTGPIIAQRALYIDDGEPLESVECRIHEIEHVLYPQVIQQLLTEKGSTKDEKTSNY; encoded by the coding sequence ATGAAGCGGATAGCTATTTTTGCTTCAGGAAGCGGCACGAATTTTCAAGCGATCGTTGATGCCGTAAAAAAAGGGGATATACAAGCAGAGGTGGCGCTTCTTGTATGTGATCGACCGGAAGCGAAAGTGATTGAACGAGCGATGCATGAACACGTGCCGATATTTGTTTTTAACCCTAAACAATATGAAACAAAACAACAATTTGAACGTGAGATTTTACAACAACTGCACCAAAAAGAAATTGACTTAGTTGTTCTTGCTGGTTATATGCGGCTTATCGGTCCAACGCTTTTACAGGCATATCCGAACAGAATTGTAAACATTCATCCCTCTCTTTTGCCGGCGTTTCCAGGAAAAGATGCGATTGGCCAAGCGTATCGCTACGGTGTGAAAGTGACAGGGGTGACGGTGCATTACGTTGATGAAGGAATGGATACGGGACCAATTATTGCGCAACGGGCACTATATATTGATGACGGAGAACCATTAGAAAGCGTTGAGTGCCGCATTCATGAAATTGAACATGTGTTGTATCCGCAAGTCATTCAACAATTGTTGACGGAGAAAGGGAGTACAAAGGATGAAAAGACGAGCAATTATTAG
- a CDS encoding bifunctional phosphoribosylaminoimidazolecarboxamide formyltransferase/IMP cyclohydrolase, translating to MKRRAIISVSNKKGIVTFAKQLAELGVEIISTGGTKRVLAEHGVPVISISDVTNFPEILDGRVKTLHPNIHGGLLAVRDDETHQQQLQAHDITPIDFVVVNLYPFQETIANPNVTLMEAIEQIDIGGPTMLRAAAKNHAYVTAVVDPADYHLVIEQLKQYGEVLLETRRALAAKVFRHTAAYDAMIAQYLTNIVGETYPETMTMTFVKKQSLRYGENPHQTAAFYEKPLSSPFSIAAAKQLHGKELSYNNINDANAALQIVAEFVEPAAVAVKHMNPCGVGVGETIAEAFQKAYEADPTSIFGGIVALNREVDEQMAAKLHDIFLEIVIAPSFTEQALEILTRKKNIRLLTVNFEAERKKEPFVVSVRGGLLVQDEDTYTIDDATLQVVTERKPTEEEWSNLTFAWRVVKHVKSNAIVLAKNGMTIGVGAGQMNRVGAAKIAIEQAGDRAKGAVLASDAFFPMSDTVEAAAQAGVTAIIQPGGSIRDEDSIQKANEYGIAMVFTGVRHFKH from the coding sequence ATGAAAAGACGAGCAATTATTAGCGTGTCAAATAAAAAAGGGATTGTCACATTTGCTAAGCAACTAGCAGAGCTTGGAGTAGAAATCATTTCAACAGGTGGTACAAAGCGTGTATTGGCAGAGCATGGTGTTCCGGTCATAAGCATTTCTGATGTGACAAACTTTCCAGAAATTTTAGATGGGCGCGTAAAAACACTACATCCAAATATTCACGGTGGGCTGTTAGCTGTTCGAGATGACGAAACACATCAACAGCAGCTGCAGGCACACGACATCACGCCAATCGACTTTGTTGTTGTCAATTTATATCCGTTTCAAGAAACGATTGCAAATCCGAACGTGACGCTGATGGAAGCGATTGAACAGATTGATATTGGCGGACCGACGATGCTTAGAGCAGCGGCGAAAAATCACGCTTATGTGACAGCGGTTGTGGATCCAGCTGATTATCACTTAGTCATTGAACAGCTAAAACAATATGGCGAAGTATTGCTTGAGACGAGACGGGCATTAGCTGCGAAAGTATTTCGCCATACTGCAGCATATGATGCGATGATTGCGCAATATTTGACTAACATTGTTGGAGAAACGTATCCGGAAACGATGACAATGACGTTTGTGAAAAAACAATCGTTACGATACGGTGAAAATCCGCATCAAACGGCTGCATTTTACGAAAAACCGCTCAGCTCACCATTTTCTATTGCAGCAGCAAAGCAGTTGCATGGAAAAGAACTGTCGTACAACAACATTAACGATGCGAACGCAGCGCTACAAATTGTTGCAGAATTTGTCGAGCCAGCAGCGGTGGCGGTGAAGCATATGAATCCGTGTGGAGTGGGTGTCGGTGAAACGATTGCGGAAGCGTTTCAAAAAGCTTATGAGGCTGATCCGACGTCGATTTTTGGCGGCATTGTGGCGTTAAATCGTGAAGTTGATGAACAAATGGCTGCGAAATTACATGACATTTTTTTAGAAATTGTTATCGCTCCGTCATTTACAGAACAAGCGCTAGAAATTTTAACGAGAAAGAAAAACATTCGTTTGTTAACGGTCAATTTTGAAGCAGAAAGGAAAAAAGAACCATTTGTCGTATCGGTACGTGGTGGATTGCTTGTTCAAGACGAAGACACGTATACAATTGATGATGCGACATTGCAAGTTGTTACAGAAAGAAAACCGACAGAAGAAGAATGGTCGAATTTAACGTTTGCTTGGCGCGTTGTAAAACACGTGAAATCAAACGCCATTGTACTCGCGAAAAACGGAATGACGATTGGTGTCGGCGCTGGACAAATGAACCGTGTAGGTGCGGCAAAAATCGCAATAGAACAAGCCGGCGATCGTGCGAAAGGAGCTGTATTAGCCTCTGATGCGTTTTTCCCGATGAGTGATACCGTTGAGGCAGCTGCACAGGCGGGAGTGACTGCCATTATTCAACCGGGCGGTTCGATTCGCGATGAAGATTCTATTCAAAAAGCAAATGAATACGGTATTGCGATGGTATTTACAGGAGTACGCCATTTTAAACATTAA
- a CDS encoding geranylgeranylglyceryl/heptaprenylglyceryl phosphate synthase, with protein MNEITTWRHVFKLDPNKEITDEQLEQVCESGTDAIIVGGTDGVTLENVIDLLARVRRFSVPCALEVSNIEAITPGFDYYFIPMVLNSRDLTWLIDLHHEAVKQFGDLINWEELFVEGYCILNDECKAASLTSARTNVTEEDVIAYARMAEHMYHFPIFYMEYSGRYGDVALVEKVKRTLERTRLFYGGGIHTPEQAKEMAMWADTVVVGNAIYTNLQMALQTVEAVKGKSA; from the coding sequence ATGAATGAGATAACAACATGGCGTCATGTGTTTAAATTAGATCCGAATAAAGAAATAACAGATGAACAATTAGAACAAGTATGCGAATCAGGAACGGATGCGATCATTGTGGGCGGAACAGACGGTGTGACGCTTGAAAACGTCATCGATTTGCTTGCGCGCGTGCGCCGTTTTTCCGTTCCATGTGCATTAGAAGTATCAAATATTGAGGCGATTACACCTGGGTTTGACTATTATTTCATTCCAATGGTGCTCAATAGCCGTGATCTGACTTGGTTAATTGATTTGCATCACGAAGCGGTCAAACAGTTTGGTGACTTAATTAATTGGGAAGAACTGTTTGTTGAAGGGTATTGTATTTTAAATGACGAATGTAAAGCGGCATCATTAACAAGTGCACGAACGAATGTAACAGAAGAAGATGTTATTGCGTATGCTCGAATGGCGGAACATATGTACCATTTTCCAATTTTTTATATGGAATATAGCGGGCGATACGGAGATGTGGCGCTTGTAGAGAAAGTGAAACGGACGCTAGAACGCACCCGTTTGTTTTATGGCGGTGGCATTCATACCCCTGAACAAGCGAAAGAGATGGCGATGTGGGCGGATACAGTTGTTGTTGGAAACGCTATTTATACAAATTTACAAATGGCGTTACAAACAGTCGAAGCGGTAAAAGGAAAATCGGCATAA
- a CDS encoding adenosine deaminase, with product MMEKRYRWKNEQIRQHVAVVDGKQAPTKVLMNATYLHPYIRQWVQGNVWVYDDRIVYVGPNKPKQLDSCEVVDCSNQVLVAGYMEPHAHPFQLYNPHTLAEYAAQHGTTTLINDNLFLFLQLTKKKAFSFLSEMEKQPVTMYWWCRLDPQTEMNGEEYFFSYKNMKDWLENDAVLQVGELTGWPKLLEGDDFILHWIQEAKKIGKKVEGHFPGASDRTLTKMKLFGADADHEAMTGSDVYKRFMQGYTVSLRHSSIRPDLPTLLKEMRQCGIHHYDHCMFTTDGSTPAFYENGMIDEMIRIALQEGVSDIDAYSMATWNVARYYNIDHLHGSITPGRIAHINILEHASNPTPISVLASGQWVKRDGVPVAAFPTVNWDVHGLAPLSLCWNLQMDDLQFSMPLGMYMENSVIIKPYSISIDTSADELSTDHDESFLMLIDRNGKWRVNTVLKGFATHVQALVSSYSNTGDILLIGKSKRDLLVAFERMKQIGGGIVLCEHEEIIHEVPLPLGGLMSDKPMKMLMEEEKMLGELLRARGYAFADPIYTLLFLSSTHLPYIRITPKGIYDVMHKTVLFPTIMR from the coding sequence ATGATGGAAAAACGATATCGATGGAAAAACGAACAAATTCGCCAACACGTTGCTGTTGTTGACGGAAAGCAAGCGCCAACAAAAGTGTTAATGAACGCAACGTATTTACATCCATACATACGTCAATGGGTACAAGGAAACGTTTGGGTTTACGATGACCGAATTGTATATGTCGGTCCAAATAAACCGAAGCAGCTCGATTCATGCGAAGTAGTGGACTGCTCGAATCAAGTGCTTGTTGCTGGCTATATGGAGCCACATGCTCACCCGTTTCAGTTATATAATCCCCATACGTTAGCGGAATATGCAGCTCAGCACGGTACAACAACACTTATTAACGACAATTTATTCCTTTTTTTACAATTGACAAAAAAGAAAGCGTTTTCTTTTTTGTCTGAGATGGAAAAACAACCGGTGACGATGTATTGGTGGTGCCGACTGGATCCACAAACAGAAATGAACGGAGAAGAATATTTCTTTTCATATAAAAACATGAAAGATTGGCTGGAAAATGATGCGGTATTACAAGTTGGCGAATTGACAGGATGGCCAAAGCTGTTAGAAGGGGACGATTTCATTCTCCATTGGATACAAGAAGCGAAAAAGATTGGCAAAAAAGTGGAAGGTCATTTTCCGGGAGCTTCAGACCGAACGTTAACAAAAATGAAATTGTTTGGTGCTGATGCGGACCATGAAGCGATGACTGGAAGTGATGTGTATAAACGTTTCATGCAAGGCTATACCGTATCATTGCGCCATTCGTCCATTCGTCCTGATTTGCCGACGTTGCTTAAAGAAATGAGACAATGCGGCATTCATCATTACGATCATTGCATGTTTACGACAGATGGCTCAACGCCTGCGTTTTATGAAAATGGAATGATCGATGAAATGATTCGCATTGCATTACAAGAAGGAGTAAGCGATATTGATGCATATAGCATGGCCACATGGAACGTTGCTCGTTATTATAATATCGATCATTTGCACGGAAGCATTACTCCGGGACGCATTGCACACATTAACATTCTTGAACATGCTTCTAATCCGACTCCTATTTCTGTTTTAGCGAGTGGACAATGGGTCAAACGTGACGGTGTACCTGTCGCTGCTTTTCCAACAGTTAATTGGGATGTACACGGCCTTGCGCCACTTTCGCTATGTTGGAACTTACAGATGGATGATTTACAGTTTTCAATGCCGTTAGGGATGTATATGGAAAACTCGGTCATTATTAAGCCATATTCGATTTCGATTGATACATCTGCTGATGAGCTATCAACGGATCACGATGAAAGCTTTTTAATGCTTATTGATCGCAACGGAAAATGGCGTGTAAACACCGTATTAAAAGGGTTTGCGACACATGTGCAGGCGCTTGTTAGCTCGTATTCAAATACAGGAGATATTCTTTTGATCGGAAAAAGTAAACGCGATTTATTGGTTGCATTTGAACGGATGAAACAAATCGGTGGCGGTATTGTCCTTTGCGAACATGAAGAAATCATTCATGAAGTCCCGCTTCCTTTAGGCGGATTAATGTCAGATAAGCCGATGAAAATGTTGATGGAAGAAGAAAAAATGCTTGGTGAACTGTTGCGAGCGCGCGGTTATGCGTTTGCGGATCCAATTTACACCTTGCTTTTTTTATCATCGACACATTTGCCGTATATTCGCATTACACCGAAAGGAATTTACGATGTCATGCATAAAACAGTACTCTTTCCGACAATAATGCGTTAA
- a CDS encoding phosphoribosylformylglycinamidine cyclo-ligase, with amino-acid sequence MAHVYKQAGVNIEAGYEAVERMKKHVAKTARIGALGSLGGFGGMFDLSSLGYKQPVLVSGTDGVGTKLMLAFALDQHDTIGIDCVAMCVNDIVVQGAEPLFFLDYIACGKAIPEKIESIVEGIADGCVEAGCALIGGETAEMPGMYPEDEYDVAGFAVGVVEKEKLVTGDAIAPGDVLIGLASTGLHSNGYSLVRKIIKDANLKLDHVYEPFSRTLGEELLTPTRIYVRAVLEALKQFHIKGMAHITGGGFIENIPRMLPNGLQAEIDYGSWPIPSIFNFLQQHGQLRRIDMFNIFNMGIGFVLAVDSRVVPDVVQLLEACGEEAYIIGRVKEGTGVSFAGGKIE; translated from the coding sequence TTGGCACATGTGTACAAACAAGCCGGTGTGAATATTGAAGCGGGATATGAAGCGGTAGAGCGGATGAAAAAACATGTCGCCAAAACTGCCCGAATCGGTGCACTTGGAAGCTTAGGTGGTTTTGGAGGAATGTTTGACCTCTCTTCGCTCGGATATAAACAACCTGTCCTTGTATCTGGAACGGACGGTGTAGGGACGAAGCTCATGCTTGCATTCGCTTTAGATCAGCACGATACGATCGGAATCGATTGCGTAGCGATGTGCGTAAACGATATTGTCGTACAAGGAGCAGAGCCACTTTTTTTCCTTGACTACATCGCTTGCGGAAAAGCGATACCAGAAAAAATTGAGAGCATTGTGGAAGGAATAGCTGATGGCTGTGTCGAAGCTGGGTGTGCGCTTATCGGGGGCGAAACGGCGGAAATGCCGGGTATGTATCCCGAAGATGAATACGATGTAGCTGGGTTTGCCGTTGGAGTAGTGGAAAAAGAAAAACTTGTTACAGGAGATGCGATTGCTCCTGGCGATGTGCTGATCGGTTTAGCTTCGACCGGCTTGCATAGCAACGGATATTCACTCGTTAGAAAAATTATAAAAGATGCGAATTTGAAGTTGGATCACGTATATGAACCATTTTCTCGAACGCTTGGTGAAGAACTATTGACCCCTACACGCATTTATGTTCGGGCAGTACTTGAAGCGTTAAAACAATTCCATATCAAAGGGATGGCGCATATTACAGGAGGAGGTTTTATCGAAAACATTCCACGTATGTTGCCGAATGGATTGCAAGCTGAAATCGATTACGGTTCATGGCCGATTCCATCCATTTTTAACTTTTTACAACAACACGGACAGCTACGACGAATCGATATGTTCAATATTTTTAATATGGGTATCGGGTTTGTATTAGCGGTTGATAGCCGTGTTGTGCCAGACGTTGTACAGTTGCTTGAAGCGTGTGGAGAAGAGGCGTACATTATCGGTCGTGTAAAAGAAGGAACGGGTGTATCATTTGCTGGAGGAAAAATCGAATGA
- a CDS encoding phosphoribosylamine--glycine ligase, with protein sequence MKVLIIGRGGREHALVWKVAQSPLVTRVYVAPGNDGMNSIATRVPIAETNVEALVQWAKKEAIDLTIVGPEAPLLAGIVDRFENEGLRIFGPKQQAALIEGSKAFAKEMMRKYNIPTANYATFTNYDEAVQYVHEQGAPIVIKADGLAAGKGVTVAMTIDEALHALHDIMVAKKFGEAGAQVVIEQYLQGEEFSLMTFVHGERVYPMVIAQDHKRAFDDDQGPNTGGMGAYSPVPQISEQMVHEAVETIVKPIAKALKQEGCAFTGFLYAGLIATEQGPKVIEFNARFGDPEAQVILPRLQNDLVEVIVSLLEDRPITLHWSDEATIGVVLAAKGYPEQYEKDAVIRGLERITRAQIFHAGTKRVDDDWVTDGGRVLLVVASGNTLKEAQRLVYEQIRHIDCAQLFYRRDIGNKAIAHVACERIQN encoded by the coding sequence ATGAAAGTGCTCATTATCGGGCGTGGAGGTCGCGAACATGCACTTGTATGGAAAGTAGCCCAAAGCCCGCTTGTCACTCGTGTATATGTGGCGCCAGGAAACGATGGGATGAATAGTATTGCTACGCGCGTTCCGATTGCGGAAACAAATGTCGAGGCGCTCGTGCAATGGGCGAAAAAAGAAGCAATCGATTTGACGATCGTTGGTCCGGAAGCTCCGTTGTTAGCGGGCATTGTCGATCGTTTCGAAAATGAAGGATTGCGCATTTTCGGTCCAAAACAGCAAGCGGCATTGATTGAAGGAAGTAAAGCGTTTGCAAAGGAAATGATGAGAAAGTACAACATCCCGACGGCAAATTATGCGACGTTTACAAATTACGATGAAGCCGTTCAATATGTACATGAGCAAGGAGCCCCAATTGTGATTAAAGCGGATGGACTTGCAGCAGGAAAAGGTGTCACGGTAGCAATGACGATCGACGAAGCACTTCATGCGTTGCATGATATAATGGTCGCCAAAAAGTTCGGTGAAGCTGGTGCCCAAGTTGTCATTGAGCAATATTTACAAGGTGAAGAATTTTCCTTGATGACGTTTGTGCATGGAGAACGAGTGTATCCAATGGTTATCGCTCAAGATCATAAACGCGCGTTCGATGACGATCAAGGACCGAACACAGGAGGGATGGGCGCGTATTCCCCTGTTCCGCAAATTAGTGAACAAATGGTGCATGAAGCGGTTGAAACAATTGTGAAACCGATCGCGAAGGCGCTGAAACAAGAAGGGTGTGCATTTACAGGATTTTTATATGCCGGCTTAATTGCAACCGAACAAGGACCGAAAGTAATAGAGTTTAATGCACGATTTGGCGACCCGGAAGCACAAGTGATTTTACCGCGGTTACAAAATGATCTTGTTGAGGTCATTGTCTCGCTTTTGGAAGATCGACCGATCACGTTGCATTGGAGTGACGAAGCAACGATTGGGGTTGTGTTGGCGGCGAAAGGATATCCTGAACAATATGAAAAAGATGCTGTTATTCGTGGTCTAGAACGTATAACGAGAGCACAAATTTTCCACGCTGGCACAAAACGTGTGGACGATGACTGGGTAACAGATGGGGGACGAGTGCTCCTTGTTGTGGCGAGTGGGAACACGTTGAAAGAAGCACAACGTCTTGTGTATGAACAAATTCGACACATTGACTGTGCCCAACTTTTTTATCGACGTGATATTGGCAATAAAGCTATCGCGCACGTCGCTTGCGAACGTATACAAAACTAA